One part of the Cyclobacteriaceae bacterium genome encodes these proteins:
- a CDS encoding DNA helicase, with translation MIDKKITILIGKAIREGKYLNITYKNKSGEITPFWISIQDINPNDELYVHMFNVTKDEPLLNKKIFISGIQSAEILKFSHYEVSEDLIKKLEQDKSLQIYDFQRYDNNILNYYLECYKANKDPFLHKAHLIPGLDLTELVKKTPYQLTNEQQKQIVKEIYSNDYNAFYDYELALSEFSIDLMSKGKFVITFRKLKFDPVRKTLHVGRKTHFNSNFYIKGVKHTLSYYTDLSPSDFEAMYANGKEEAIELLRGNFKTGELLNTRPEVVVLGYAQINISGIYDSINADQRNKEMEIPLRAFFQNSSLLDRKNRKEPHIVLYDRNVNIDQIRTIYNALKYPITYVQGPPGTGKTQTLLNIIVNCLTNNKTLLISSNNNVPIDGIKDKLYLGTYRDKKILLPVIRLGNNKYVAHALKTIKELYAFETKDVPKEALLFNLKEKSKENNKLLLDKLKQYEDRIDLIQNLAFVNSLLSKGSNHLLEKEKQKLEERLNQIPEIKNDDLNNIYEVIKGNHQLLQFFYFESLRCVKRLKHKDYAPLINILNLDEEKSQVKEFNKWISDYDNMVKFTRVFPVILSTNISCRNLGRKFKFDLLAIDEAGQCDIATSLIPISKCKNMVLIGDTNQLKPIIVFEETRNEELMNQFGISDPYNYYNNSILSTYKRIDNISRDILLSYHYRCGKKIINYSNMRFYENKLNLSKNKTIGEVTLIDVNNANHKRKNSAIEEALEIVNYIKDNKLSDTFIITPFRNQEEVLNHYLQEAKEKGEIESSINCGTIHKVQGKENSTIIISTSISSNTAPRTYDWVKNNSQLINVGVTRAREKLVVVADKRAIDILSRKDDDLYALIDYVQKNGTTQVTQSTVNKFTIGFSNNSIFEDEFYKTMSHYCTVQGTRFRRNVKLTDIFPEEINNSAVNKKEFDGVLYVGRVPKVLFEINGAEHYENRKRMESDKVKMQLVESKNLKLILVPNQYVKHYEFIRELMNKIKGSSYQKTLFEI, from the coding sequence ATGATTGATAAAAAAATTACCATTCTTATAGGGAAAGCTATAAGAGAAGGAAAATACTTAAACATTACTTACAAAAATAAGAGTGGAGAGATTACACCATTCTGGATTAGCATACAAGACATTAATCCAAATGATGAACTGTATGTACATATGTTTAATGTCACAAAGGACGAACCGCTTTTAAATAAAAAAATATTTATCTCAGGAATTCAGTCAGCTGAAATTCTGAAATTTTCACACTATGAAGTATCGGAAGATCTAATCAAAAAACTGGAGCAGGATAAAAGTTTGCAGATATATGATTTTCAGAGGTATGATAATAATATATTGAATTATTACCTCGAATGTTACAAGGCCAATAAAGATCCCTTTCTTCATAAAGCACATTTAATTCCGGGTTTAGATTTAACAGAACTAGTAAAGAAAACTCCATATCAGTTAACGAATGAGCAACAGAAGCAGATAGTCAAAGAAATCTATAGCAATGACTATAACGCATTCTACGATTACGAACTTGCCTTAAGTGAATTCTCAATTGATCTCATGTCGAAGGGAAAATTCGTAATTACATTCAGGAAGCTAAAGTTTGACCCCGTTCGTAAAACATTGCATGTAGGCCGTAAAACACATTTTAATTCAAACTTCTATATTAAAGGAGTTAAACACACCTTGTCGTATTACACCGACTTAAGCCCTTCAGATTTTGAAGCGATGTATGCAAACGGAAAAGAAGAAGCTATCGAACTATTGAGGGGCAATTTTAAAACAGGCGAACTGCTTAATACCAGGCCTGAAGTAGTCGTTCTGGGATATGCTCAAATAAATATTTCTGGAATTTATGACAGCATAAATGCTGATCAAAGAAATAAAGAAATGGAAATTCCCTTAAGAGCATTTTTTCAAAACTCGTCATTGCTCGACAGAAAGAACAGAAAAGAACCCCATATAGTACTGTATGACCGGAATGTGAACATAGATCAAATTCGCACCATTTATAATGCATTAAAATACCCGATCACTTATGTACAAGGTCCACCTGGTACGGGCAAAACTCAAACTTTACTAAATATTATCGTCAATTGCCTGACTAATAATAAGACACTATTAATTTCATCAAACAACAATGTGCCTATTGATGGAATCAAAGACAAATTATACTTAGGAACGTATAGAGATAAAAAGATTCTCCTTCCTGTAATTAGACTTGGCAATAATAAATATGTGGCCCATGCATTAAAAACAATTAAAGAACTGTATGCCTTTGAAACAAAAGACGTTCCTAAGGAGGCATTGCTGTTTAATTTAAAAGAAAAGTCAAAAGAGAATAACAAGTTACTACTAGACAAGTTAAAGCAGTATGAAGATAGAATAGACTTAATTCAAAATCTGGCATTTGTGAATAGTTTGCTGTCAAAAGGAAGTAATCATTTACTTGAAAAGGAGAAACAGAAACTTGAAGAAAGACTCAATCAAATACCGGAAATTAAAAACGATGATCTGAACAATATCTATGAAGTAATAAAAGGGAATCATCAATTGCTTCAATTCTTTTACTTTGAGTCATTACGGTGTGTAAAGCGATTGAAGCACAAAGACTATGCTCCGCTAATTAATATTCTGAATCTTGATGAGGAAAAGAGCCAAGTAAAAGAATTCAATAAATGGATTTCGGATTATGATAACATGGTGAAATTTACACGTGTATTCCCTGTCATTCTATCAACCAACATATCTTGTCGCAACCTTGGCAGAAAGTTCAAGTTTGATTTACTGGCCATCGATGAAGCCGGACAGTGTGATATCGCAACCAGTCTTATTCCCATTTCGAAGTGTAAAAACATGGTTTTAATTGGCGACACCAATCAATTAAAACCCATTATAGTTTTTGAAGAAACCAGAAATGAAGAGCTAATGAACCAATTTGGCATTAGTGATCCATACAACTATTACAACAATTCAATTCTTTCTACTTACAAGCGAATAGACAATATCTCGAGAGATATACTGTTGAGCTATCATTATCGCTGCGGAAAAAAAATTATTAATTATTCAAACATGAGGTTTTATGAGAACAAATTAAATCTTTCAAAAAATAAAACCATAGGGGAAGTAACGCTGATAGACGTCAACAATGCAAATCATAAGCGTAAAAACTCAGCAATTGAAGAAGCGCTGGAAATTGTGAACTACATAAAAGACAACAAATTATCAGATACATTTATTATCACTCCATTCAGAAACCAGGAGGAGGTTTTAAATCACTATTTACAAGAAGCAAAGGAAAAAGGAGAAATAGAGTCCTCAATAAATTGTGGAACAATTCATAAAGTTCAAGGAAAAGAAAATAGCACCATCATCATCTCGACATCGATCTCAAGTAATACGGCCCCACGAACATATGATTGGGTAAAGAATAATAGTCAGTTGATTAATGTAGGGGTTACTCGGGCACGAGAAAAATTAGTCGTAGTTGCCGATAAAAGAGCGATAGATATTTTATCAAGAAAAGACGATGATTTATACGCGCTGATTGATTACGTACAAAAAAATGGAACAACTCAAGTTACCCAAAGCACTGTAAATAAGTTTACCATTGGGTTCTCGAATAATTCAATATTCGAGGATGAATTTTATAAAACGATGAGCCACTATTGCACGGTGCAAGGCACCAGATTTCGAAGAAATGTAAAATTGACTGACATATTTCCTGAAGAGATTAACAATTCTGCTGTAAACAAAAAAGAGTTTGATGGTGTCCTTTATGTGGGCAGAGTGCCTAAAGTATTATTTGAAATTAATGGTGCAGAGCATTATGAAAACAGGAAGCGAATGGAGTCTGATAAGGTTAAGATGCAACTGGTGGAAAGTAAAAACCTTAAACTGATCCTTGTTCCTAATCAATATGTTAAGCATTATGAATTTATTCGGGAACTAATGAATAAAATCAAAGGGAGCTCTTATCAAAAAACTTTATTTGAAATCTGA
- a CDS encoding response regulator: MTIHLIEDDDIYAEFIKRSLSQDAANKVITFHSAEDCLSALNGGPMPDAFIVDYKLPGKTGIDFYDEIKDKLKDEQRLIMMSAIDDGNMVLSFIKKGVRDYVIKDDTVIESLKAILDGKEDDYYLFN; this comes from the coding sequence ATGACCATCCACCTCATCGAAGATGATGATATTTATGCCGAGTTTATCAAGCGATCGCTAAGTCAGGATGCTGCAAACAAGGTCATTACCTTTCATTCGGCAGAAGATTGCCTTTCTGCGTTGAACGGTGGCCCAATGCCCGATGCCTTTATTGTGGATTATAAGTTGCCCGGTAAAACCGGTATTGATTTTTATGATGAGATTAAAGACAAACTTAAGGATGAGCAACGCCTGATTATGATGAGTGCCATTGACGATGGTAACATGGTGCTGAGTTTCATCAAAAAGGGTGTGCGCGACTACGTAATTAAGGATGACACTGTTATTGAATCACTGAAAGCGATACTGGATGGTAAAGAAGATGATTACTACCTCTTTAATTAA
- a CDS encoding HNH endonuclease encodes MKEGQKLWTREELILTINLYCKLPFGKLHSRNPDVIELANLIDRTPGSVAFKLVNFASLDPQLKARGIKGASNVSNLDKEIWNEFFNNWDNLFIESENLYAKKKKITVDRLYEIDLTDLPISGEEKERMVKVRTNQVVFRTLVMANYDFSCCITGINQPELLIASHIKPWSQDSTNRLNPKNGLALNALHDKAFDKGLLTITEDYKIIISSILLKNDSTKSIKQNFIQFQNKQIILPKKFMPDPEFLKYHNHECFKK; translated from the coding sequence ATGAAAGAAGGCCAAAAACTCTGGACGCGTGAAGAGCTGATTCTAACGATTAACCTTTATTGCAAACTCCCCTTTGGTAAACTTCATAGCAGAAATCCTGATGTGATTGAGTTAGCAAACCTGATTGATCGTACACCCGGTTCGGTCGCTTTTAAACTTGTGAACTTTGCAAGTCTTGATCCGCAACTTAAAGCAAGAGGCATTAAAGGTGCTTCGAACGTAAGTAATTTAGATAAAGAGATTTGGAATGAGTTCTTCAACAATTGGGATAACCTGTTTATAGAGAGTGAAAATCTATATGCAAAAAAGAAAAAAATTACTGTTGACCGATTGTATGAAATTGACTTAACTGATTTGCCGATAAGTGGCGAAGAAAAAGAGAGAATGGTTAAAGTAAGAACGAATCAAGTTGTGTTTCGAACATTAGTAATGGCCAATTATGATTTTAGTTGTTGTATTACAGGCATCAATCAACCTGAACTACTGATTGCAAGTCACATTAAGCCTTGGAGTCAAGACAGTACGAACAGATTAAATCCTAAAAATGGATTAGCACTAAACGCACTTCATGACAAAGCCTTCGATAAAGGACTCCTCACCATCACTGAAGATTATAAAATTATAATTTCATCAATTTTACTCAAGAATGACTCAACTAAAAGCATTAAACAAAATTTTATTCAGTTTCAAAATAAACAGATTATTCTCCCCAAAAAGTTTATGCCCGATCCTGAATTTCTGAAATATCATAATCATGAATGCTTCAAGAAATAA
- a CDS encoding S9 family peptidase, whose protein sequence is MKKFLFLLPFLFFYEINAQSKLDYMDVFQLEWISDPQISADGQKIIYVRNYNDVMADKSFSNLWMVNFDGSDNRPLTTGNQNDFSPRWSPDGKRVLYKSSKDGSVQLYLRWLDNGAEAKITNLKQSIGNIQWSPDGKHIAFNSFVEDKPASLVALPNAPAGAKWAASPKYIENMTYRFDGAGYLKDGYSHLFVLSVDGGTPRQLTSGNFNHGGDYCWAPDSKSIIFSANRHADHEFDPANSEIHEIALSDLSLKTLTKRQGPDGNPKVSPDGKLIAYVGFDDAYQGYQVTDLYIMNRDGSSLRKIISSLDRDIENIQWSSDNKGLFFQYDDKGNTLIAYTDLTGKITNLTNNVGGLTIDRPYGGGTFTVASNGRYALTHSTPDHPADLAAGVRGGGEAKRITRVNDDLFTQKKPGNVEEIWYKSSHDKRDVQGWIIYPPDFDPKKKYPLILEIHGGPFANYGSRFAFELQLFASKGYVVLYTNPRGSTSYGAEFGNLIHHNYPGEDYDDLISGVDAVIAKGFIDDKNLFVTGGSGGGVLTAWIVGHTNRFKAAVVAKPVINWYSFVLYADSPGFFYKYWFPGFPWDHVDHYMKRSPLSYAKNVKTPTMLLTGEVDYRTPMAESEQYYTALKLNKVETALVRIQEASHGIADRPSNQINKAGYILGWFEKYKGK, encoded by the coding sequence ATGAAAAAATTTCTATTCCTCCTCCCCTTCCTGTTCTTCTATGAAATAAATGCGCAGAGCAAGCTTGATTACATGGATGTATTCCAACTCGAGTGGATTTCTGATCCGCAGATTTCAGCGGACGGACAGAAAATCATTTATGTGCGCAATTACAACGATGTGATGGCCGATAAAAGTTTTTCGAATTTGTGGATGGTGAATTTCGATGGCTCGGATAACCGGCCACTCACCACCGGTAATCAAAATGATTTTTCACCACGGTGGTCACCCGATGGCAAACGTGTTTTGTATAAATCAAGCAAGGATGGATCGGTGCAACTTTACCTGCGCTGGCTCGACAACGGTGCTGAGGCCAAAATCACCAACCTGAAGCAATCCATAGGCAACATTCAATGGTCGCCCGATGGAAAACACATTGCCTTCAACAGCTTCGTGGAAGATAAACCCGCTTCACTGGTAGCATTACCCAATGCACCTGCCGGTGCCAAATGGGCAGCTTCTCCTAAATACATTGAGAACATGACCTACCGTTTTGATGGTGCGGGGTATTTGAAAGATGGTTACAGCCATTTGTTTGTCTTATCAGTCGATGGCGGAACACCACGCCAGCTTACTTCCGGTAACTTCAATCATGGTGGCGACTACTGCTGGGCACCCGATAGCAAGAGTATTATTTTTTCGGCCAACCGTCATGCCGATCATGAATTTGATCCGGCCAACAGCGAGATCCATGAAATAGCATTAAGTGATCTTTCCTTAAAGACACTCACCAAACGGCAGGGACCCGATGGAAATCCTAAAGTTTCACCCGATGGAAAACTCATTGCTTATGTTGGCTTTGACGATGCATATCAGGGTTACCAGGTTACTGATCTCTATATCATGAACCGCGATGGATCCTCTCTTCGTAAAATCATCTCTTCACTTGATCGCGACATTGAAAACATTCAATGGAGCAGCGACAACAAAGGATTATTCTTTCAATATGACGATAAGGGGAACACCCTCATCGCGTACACGGACTTAACCGGAAAAATTACCAACCTCACCAACAACGTTGGCGGACTTACGATTGACCGGCCCTATGGTGGCGGAACCTTTACCGTAGCCTCAAATGGTCGCTATGCTTTAACGCATTCTACACCCGATCATCCGGCTGATTTAGCCGCTGGTGTGCGCGGTGGCGGTGAAGCCAAACGCATCACACGTGTAAACGATGATCTCTTCACGCAAAAAAAGCCTGGTAACGTGGAAGAGATCTGGTATAAATCATCACACGATAAGCGCGATGTACAGGGCTGGATTATTTACCCGCCCGATTTTGATCCGAAAAAGAAGTATCCGCTCATTCTTGAAATTCATGGTGGACCATTTGCCAACTACGGCTCGCGCTTTGCCTTTGAACTTCAGCTCTTCGCCAGTAAAGGGTATGTAGTGTTGTACACGAACCCGCGTGGCAGCACCAGCTACGGTGCCGAGTTTGGCAACCTCATCCATCACAATTATCCGGGCGAAGATTACGATGACCTCATCTCCGGGGTAGATGCGGTGATCGCTAAAGGATTTATCGATGACAAAAACTTGTTCGTTACCGGTGGCAGCGGTGGTGGTGTACTAACCGCATGGATTGTTGGACACACCAATCGCTTCAAGGCAGCGGTAGTGGCCAAGCCGGTAATCAACTGGTATAGCTTTGTATTGTATGCCGATAGCCCGGGGTTCTTTTACAAATACTGGTTCCCGGGCTTTCCATGGGACCATGTCGATCACTACATGAAACGATCGCCACTCTCGTACGCTAAAAATGTAAAAACGCCAACCATGTTGCTTACCGGTGAAGTGGACTATCGAACACCCATGGCCGAATCGGAACAATACTACACCGCATTGAAATTGAATAAAGTTGAAACGGCATTGGTGCGTATACAGGAAGCCAGCCACGGCATTGCCGACCGCCCAAGCAACCAGATCAACAAGGCTGGTTATATATTAGGATGGTTTGAAAAATACAAGGGGAAGTAG
- a CDS encoding PD40 domain-containing protein: MKTYLLTLLLLATSLHTFAQGTMLLRQPTISNEHIAFVYANDLWIVGKDGGDARRLTSNEGMEADPHFSPDGKHIAFTGQYDGNTDVYLIPAEGGQPERLTWHPGADQVTGWTPDGEFILFSSSREGALPTKESKIFKISKKGGMPEALPIPRAVAGEISENGNHIAYQQIGFWDPEWRNYRGGQAKPIWIVDLKTFALKMTPQTDNERHTDPTWLNNVVYFLSERDYANNVWSFNPATNELKQQTFHADFDVKSLDAGGGVIVYEQGGYLHILNPANGTTKKLTINVRGDFHWARERWADVRATALQNASLSPTGQRALFEHRGEIFTVPKEKGNWRNITNSSGAADRSPVWSPDGKRIAWFSDASGEYQLYITDQEGLEKPKVISIPNPTFFFRPEWSPDGKYIAYTDTDYNLLYTDVNSGITKKADTERYAHPNRSMNPIWSPDSKWIAYARLIESNYKVIKVHNVETNQTLQLTDGMADAISPVWDATGKYLYFLASTNYGLNTGWLDMSSYDRPITRALYLIVLSKTDTSPLAPRSDDEKEKPKEEPATPAATAKAGAKTPAPAPAKSTAVKIDMDNLAQRILAVDVPQRNYTALYPGPEGYVFYAEAVPNQQGATLHRHNFKDLKTETYLTPVNDISISNDRKSLLYRSNSTWGILGTADNNKKPGDGKLDALAPLKIKIDPMAEWKQIFREGWRYQRDFLYVDNVHGAPWNDVYKWYAPWVDHVRHRDDLNYIVDIVGGEVAVGHSYTRGGDYPEVKNVPIGLLGADYEAVGNYYRFKKIYTGEDWNPELKAPLREPGVNITAGDYLLEVNGQPLTTAQNLFKLFEGTANRQIKIRVNNKPSLDGSRIVTVVPVENENQLRMMHWVESNRKKVDELSNGQLAYVYVPNTGQGGYTYFNRYYFAQQQKKGAIIDERNNGGGSAADYMVDIMARELHGYFNSRASDHRPFLTPNAGIFGPKVMLINERAGSGGDLLPYLFNKMKIGPLVGTKTWGGLVGTWDTPPFVDGGRMVAPRGGFYDINGEWAVEGVGIPPDIHVEQTPADVIAGRDPQLERAVQEALTLLKTQAVELKPEPPAPIKYRRPEKKN, encoded by the coding sequence ATGAAAACATATTTACTCACACTCCTCCTCTTAGCAACATCCCTTCACACTTTCGCGCAAGGCACCATGCTGCTGCGTCAGCCTACCATCAGCAACGAACACATCGCGTTTGTGTACGCCAACGATTTGTGGATTGTAGGGAAAGACGGGGGCGATGCGCGCAGGCTCACCTCCAATGAAGGTATGGAAGCCGACCCGCACTTCTCACCCGATGGCAAGCACATTGCCTTTACCGGCCAGTACGATGGCAACACCGATGTGTACTTAATTCCTGCCGAAGGCGGCCAACCCGAACGGTTAACGTGGCACCCCGGTGCCGACCAGGTAACCGGCTGGACACCCGATGGTGAATTCATTTTGTTTTCCTCCAGTCGTGAAGGAGCGTTGCCTACCAAAGAATCAAAAATTTTCAAAATCAGTAAGAAAGGTGGGATGCCCGAAGCACTGCCCATTCCGCGTGCCGTAGCCGGAGAAATTTCAGAAAACGGAAATCACATCGCCTACCAGCAAATTGGTTTCTGGGATCCGGAGTGGCGCAACTACCGCGGTGGCCAGGCCAAACCCATCTGGATTGTTGACCTGAAAACTTTCGCGTTGAAAATGACTCCGCAAACCGATAACGAACGTCATACCGATCCGACATGGTTGAATAATGTCGTGTACTTTCTATCCGAACGCGATTATGCCAACAACGTGTGGTCGTTTAATCCAGCAACTAACGAATTGAAACAACAAACCTTTCATGCCGACTTCGATGTAAAGAGCCTTGATGCCGGTGGAGGTGTTATTGTATACGAACAAGGTGGTTATCTCCACATACTCAATCCGGCAAACGGAACAACAAAAAAGCTAACCATTAATGTGCGTGGCGATTTTCACTGGGCACGCGAACGCTGGGCAGATGTTCGCGCTACTGCATTGCAAAATGCTTCGCTCTCTCCCACCGGGCAGCGCGCGTTGTTTGAACACCGCGGAGAAATTTTTACCGTGCCGAAAGAAAAAGGCAACTGGCGCAACATCACCAACTCCTCCGGTGCAGCCGATCGCTCACCGGTATGGTCGCCCGATGGAAAACGCATTGCGTGGTTCAGCGATGCGAGCGGTGAGTATCAACTCTACATCACCGATCAGGAAGGACTGGAAAAACCGAAAGTCATTTCCATACCCAACCCCACATTCTTCTTTCGTCCTGAATGGTCGCCTGATGGAAAGTACATTGCCTACACCGATACCGATTACAACTTACTATACACCGATGTAAACTCAGGCATCACCAAAAAAGCCGATACCGAACGCTACGCACATCCAAACCGCTCCATGAACCCGATCTGGTCGCCCGACAGCAAGTGGATTGCCTATGCACGGTTGATTGAAAGCAACTACAAAGTGATTAAAGTGCACAACGTTGAAACTAATCAAACGCTGCAACTCACCGATGGCATGGCCGATGCCATCTCACCCGTGTGGGATGCCACCGGAAAGTATCTTTACTTCCTCGCCAGCACCAACTACGGTCTCAACACCGGCTGGCTGGACATGAGTTCGTACGATCGTCCCATTACACGCGCACTGTATTTAATTGTGCTCAGCAAAACCGATACTTCACCGCTCGCACCACGCAGCGATGACGAAAAAGAAAAGCCAAAAGAAGAACCGGCAACACCTGCAGCTACTGCCAAAGCCGGTGCAAAAACTCCAGCACCTGCTCCGGCAAAATCAACTGCCGTAAAAATTGATATGGATAACCTCGCGCAACGCATTCTCGCGGTAGACGTTCCGCAGCGCAACTACACCGCGCTCTATCCCGGTCCGGAAGGGTATGTGTTTTATGCCGAGGCTGTTCCCAACCAGCAAGGCGCAACCTTGCATCGCCACAACTTTAAAGATCTGAAAACCGAAACCTACCTCACACCGGTAAACGATATTAGCATTTCCAACGACCGCAAGTCGCTGCTCTACCGCAGCAACAGCACGTGGGGCATACTGGGCACTGCCGACAACAACAAAAAACCGGGTGATGGAAAACTCGATGCCCTGGCTCCGTTAAAAATAAAAATCGATCCGATGGCCGAGTGGAAACAAATCTTCCGTGAAGGCTGGCGCTACCAGCGCGATTTTCTTTATGTTGACAACGTACACGGAGCGCCCTGGAACGATGTATACAAGTGGTACGCGCCTTGGGTTGATCACGTGCGCCATCGCGATGACCTGAACTACATTGTTGATATTGTTGGCGGTGAAGTTGCCGTGGGCCACTCGTACACCCGCGGGGGCGATTACCCCGAAGTAAAAAATGTGCCCATTGGGTTGCTCGGTGCCGACTATGAAGCAGTGGGTAATTATTACCGCTTCAAAAAAATCTACACCGGTGAAGACTGGAACCCCGAACTGAAAGCCCCGCTACGTGAACCGGGTGTGAACATAACAGCCGGAGATTATTTATTGGAAGTAAACGGCCAGCCGTTAACCACTGCACAAAACCTGTTCAAACTTTTTGAAGGCACCGCCAACCGACAGATAAAAATACGCGTGAACAACAAACCGTCACTGGATGGCTCACGCATAGTAACCGTAGTGCCTGTTGAAAACGAAAACCAACTGCGCATGATGCACTGGGTAGAAAGCAACCGCAAAAAAGTTGACGAACTTTCCAACGGGCAACTTGCTTACGTATATGTGCCCAACACCGGGCAGGGCGGCTACACCTACTTTAACCGCTACTATTTTGCACAACAGCAAAAGAAGGGCGCCATCATAGACGAGCGCAACAACGGTGGCGGCTCCGCAGCCGATTACATGGTTGACATTATGGCGCGCGAACTGCACGGTTACTTCAACAGCCGCGCGAGTGATCACCGACCGTTCCTCACACCCAATGCCGGTATCTTCGGGCCGAAGGTGATGCTCATTAACGAGCGTGCAGGATCTGGTGGCGATTTGCTTCCGTACCTGTTTAACAAAATGAAAATCGGGCCGCTGGTGGGTACCAAAACCTGGGGTGGACTTGTGGGCACGTGGGATACACCACCCTTTGTTGACGGTGGCCGCATGGTAGCGCCCCGTGGTGGTTTCTACGACATTAATGGCGAGTGGGCTGTTGAAGGCGTAGGCATACCACCCGACATACACGTAGAGCAAACACCTGCCGATGTAATTGCCGGCCGCGATCCGCAATTAGAGCGTGCCGTACAGGAAGCCTTGACACTGTTAAAAACACAAGCCGTTGAACTAAAACCCGAGCCACCAGCACCTATTAAATACAGAAGACCAGAGAAGAAAAATTAA
- a CDS encoding HAMP domain-containing histidine kinase encodes MDDAEHPALLDPVDLLRQIENLQEEKRKLISIVSHDVKSPLNRLYALVQLLQMGPDNLTGEQKNYLEKMHIVVADGLDMIRNLVDYRSIENNSITLMPEDIQLQSFMQSVITSFSNVASKKGIKLVVESQNAMLHTDKQCLQRAVDTLISNALKFSFPGKKVWIRANPYYNNTALIEIEDEALGFKQDELRQLFQKFKKFTARPTGGESSTGLGLFISKAMVEKIGGKVSCLNHEGVGSTFQLLVPLTMPG; translated from the coding sequence ATGGATGATGCCGAACACCCTGCCTTGTTAGATCCGGTTGATTTGCTCCGGCAAATTGAAAATCTGCAGGAAGAAAAACGCAAACTCATCAGTATCGTTTCGCACGATGTGAAGTCACCTTTAAACAGGTTGTACGCGTTGGTTCAACTGTTGCAGATGGGGCCCGACAACCTTACCGGGGAACAAAAAAATTACCTGGAAAAAATGCACATTGTTGTGGCTGACGGGTTGGACATGATCCGTAACCTGGTGGACTACCGCAGCATCGAAAACAATTCCATAACCTTAATGCCAGAAGACATTCAACTGCAAAGTTTCATGCAGTCGGTCATAACCAGTTTTAGTAATGTAGCCTCTAAAAAAGGTATTAAGCTTGTGGTTGAAAGCCAAAACGCCATGCTCCATACCGACAAACAGTGCCTGCAACGGGCTGTTGATACGCTTATTTCCAACGCGTTGAAATTCTCATTTCCTGGCAAGAAGGTGTGGATACGGGCCAACCCGTACTACAACAACACTGCCTTGATTGAAATTGAAGACGAAGCCCTTGGTTTTAAGCAGGATGAGTTACGGCAGTTGTTCCAGAAATTTAAAAAGTTTACTGCCCGCCCTACCGGTGGCGAAAGTTCTACCGGGCTTGGGCTATTCATATCCAAAGCCATGGTCGAAAAAATTGGCGGGAAAGTTTCGTGCTTAAACCACGAGGGTGTGGGCAGCACATTCCAGCTTTTGGTACCGCTTACAATGCCGGGTTAA
- a CDS encoding LEA type 2 family protein, with protein sequence MLGFFVLLVAFPSCKPKEDVQLRKIKDVIVDATSEPLLKANAILYNPNNIRMTVKKIDMEVFVDGKKAAVIDQQLKLKVPAKDEFTVPLEVKLNMKEIGLLDAVFAVIGGKKFQIHYKGTIRLQYKGVPFSVPVNYKEEIRIRL encoded by the coding sequence ATGCTTGGTTTCTTTGTCCTTCTCGTGGCCTTTCCTTCCTGTAAGCCTAAAGAAGATGTTCAGCTCAGAAAAATCAAGGATGTAATTGTTGACGCAACTTCAGAGCCCTTGCTTAAGGCCAATGCAATCCTCTATAACCCCAACAACATCCGCATGACGGTGAAGAAGATTGACATGGAGGTTTTTGTTGATGGTAAAAAGGCTGCTGTAATCGATCAGCAACTGAAACTGAAAGTTCCGGCAAAGGATGAGTTTACCGTGCCCCTGGAAGTAAAACTGAACATGAAAGAAATCGGGCTGCTGGATGCTGTTTTTGCCGTTATCGGTGGAAAAAAATTCCAGATTCATTATAAAGGAACAATACGGCTGCAATACAAGGGCGTTCCCTTTTCGGTACCGGTGAATTATAAGGAAGAAATCCGCATCCGCCTTTAA